The following are encoded together in the Phaseolus vulgaris cultivar G19833 chromosome 9, P. vulgaris v2.0, whole genome shotgun sequence genome:
- the LOC137821810 gene encoding protein argonaute PNH1-like, translating to MKDPEEYQVKSRRPLSKPTERRRRCRRRSQCKPENLQEAELDPQLASSATCKSLVFHQRPGFGQLGTKCLIKANHFLADISVSDLSHYNVKITPEVTSRKTSKAIIAELVRVHRHTGLATRLPVYDGGRNLYTSGLLPFTHKEFNVTLSEDDDATSGTRAREFKVLIKFATHVSMHQLRDLLSGKQVDNPQEALTVFDIVLRELAAQSYVSIGRFLYSPDVRKPQQLGGGLESWRGFYQSIRPTQMGLSLNIDMSSMAFIEPLPVIDFVAQILGKDVHSKPLSDADRVKIKKALRGVKVEVTHRGNFRRKYRISGLTSQPTRELIFPLDEQMNMKSVVDYFQEMYGFTIKYSHLPCLQVGSQRKVNYLPMEACKIVEGQRYTKGLNEKQITSLLKFSCQRPREQEADILQTMQQNNYDNNPYAKEFGISIDNKLASVEARVLPPPWLKYHDTGREKEYLPQVGQWNMMNKKVINGSTVRYWTCINFSRSVQEGTARGFCQQLVQMCQISGMEFSQDPVIPIYSARPDQVKKALNYVHSAAMDKLGGKELELLIVILPDNNGSLYGDLKRICETDLGLISQCCLTKHVFKINRQYLANVALKINVKMGGRNTVLLDALSWRIPLVSDIPTIIFGADVTHPESGEDSCPSIAAVVASQDWPEVTKYAGLVCAQPHREELIQDLFRSWKDPQRGVTYGGMIRELLLSFKKATGQKPLRIIFYRDGVSEGQFYQVLLYELDAIRKACASLEPSYQPPVTFVVVQKRHHTRLFANNHDDRNSTDKSGNILPGTVVDSKICHPSEFDFYLCSHAGIQGTSRPAHYHVLWDENNFTADEIQSLTNNLCYTYARCTRSVSVVPPAYYAHLAAYRARFYMEPDVVEITKLRGTRSKEGPVRPLPALKEKVKNVMFYC from the exons ATGAAGGATCCAGAGGAGTACCAAGTGAAGTCTAGAAGGCCTCTTTCGAAACCCACAGAACGTAGAAGAAGGTGCAGGAGGAGGAGCCAGTGCAAGCCAGAGAATTTACAAGAAGCAGAACTTGATCCACAGCTTGCTTCCTCTGCCACTTGCAAGAGTCTTGTGTTTCATCAAAGGCCTGGCTTTGGCCAACTTGGGACTAAGTGTCTCATCAAAGCTAACCACTTCCTTGCAGATATATCAGTATCTGACTTGAGCCATTACAAT GTTAAAATAACACCTGAAGTCACTTCACGAAAAACAAGCAAGGCTATCATAGCAGAGTTGGTGAGGGTTCACAGGCACACTGGCTTAGCCACGAGGCTCCCTGTGTATGATGGAGGAAGAAACCTTTACACATCTGGTTTGCTTCCTTTTACACACAAAGAATTCAATGTAACATTGAGTGAGGATGACGATGCCACCAGTGGTACCAG GGCAAGAGAGTTTAAGGTGTTAATCAAGTTTGCAACTCATGTTAGCATGCATCAGCTACGTGACCTTTTAAGTGGAAAGCAAGTGGACAATCCACAGGAAGCTCTAACCGTCTTTGATATTGTGTTAAGGGAGCTTGCGGCTCAGAG TTATGTGTCAATTGGGAGGTTTCTTTATTCTCCGGATGTAAGAAAACCACAGCAGTTGGGTGGTGGCCTTGAATCGTGGAGGGGCTTCTACCAGAGTATAAGGCCTACTCAGATGGGATTGTCACTTAACATTG ATATGTCATCAATGGCTTTTATTGAACCACTACCTGTGATTGACTTTGTTGCTCAAATTTTGGGAAAAGATGTGCACTCAAAGCCATTATCGGATGCAGATCGTGTCAAG ATAAAAAAGGCCTTAAGAGGTGTAAAAGTTGAAGTTACACACAGAGGAAATTTCCGAAGGAAGTATAGAATATCAGGACTGACTTCACAGCCTACAAGGGAGCTTAT TTTCCCTCTTGATGAGCAAATGAACATGAAATCAGTAGTTGATTATTTTCAAGAAATGTATGGATTTACTATCAAATATTCTCATCTACCTTGCCTTCAAGTAGGAAGCCAAAGGAAGGTGAACTATTTGCCCATGGAG GCATGCAAAATAGTTGAGGGCCAGAGATATACAAAAGGGCTAAATGAGAAACAGATAACTTCTCTGCTGAAGTTCTCATGCCAGAGACCCCGAGAACAAGAGGCAGACATTTTACAG ACAATGCAACAAAACAATTACGACAATAATCCGTATGCAAAAGAGTTTGGCATCAGCATAGACAACAAGCTTGCATCCGTTGAGGCTCGGGTTCTTCCACCTCCTTGG TTGAAATATCACGACACtggaagagagaaagaataCTTGCCACAGGTTGGTCAGTGGAACATGATGAACAAG AAAGTAATAAATGGAAGTACTGTAAGATATTGGACATGTATCAATTTCTCTCGAAGTGTACAGGAAGGTACAGCTCGTGGATTTTGCCAACAGTTAGTTCAGATGTGCCAAATCTCAGGCATG GAATTCAGTCAGGACCCTGTCATTCCTATATATTCTGCAAGACCAGATCAGGTAAAGAAAGCTTTGAATTATGTGCATTCTGCTGCTATGGATAAGCTCGGAGGGAAAGAGCTAGAGTTACTGATTGTCATTCTTCCAGACAATAATGGCTCTCTGTATG GTGATCTCAAAAGAATTTGTGAAACAGATCTGGGGTTGATTTCTCAATGTTGCCTTACAAAACATGTATTCAAGATCAATAGACAATATCTTGCAAATGTGGCACTAAAAATCAATGTCAAG ATGGGAGGAAGAAACACAGTACTTTTGGATGCTTTAAGTTGGAGGATTCCACTGGTTAGTGATATTCCAACAATAATATTTGGAGCTGATGTAACTCATCCAGAATCAGGAGAGGATTCTTGTCCATCCATTGCTGCG GTTGTTGCCTCCCAGGACTGGCCTGAAGTAACAAAGTATGCAGGGTTGGTTTGTGCTCAGCCTCATCGAGAAGAACTTATTCAAGATCTTTTCAGATCTTGGAAAGATCCACAGAGGGGTGTAACTTATGGTGGTATGATCAG GGAGCTTTTACTATCATTTAAGAAGGCAACAGGACAAAAACCATTGAGAATAATCTTTTACAG GGATGGGGTAAGTGAAGGACAGTTCTACCAGGTTTTGCTATATGAGCTTGATGCCATCCGCAAG GCTTGTGCATCTTTGGAACCTAGTTACCAGCCACCAGTAACATTTGTAGTAGTTCAAAAGCGGCATCACACTAGACTCTTTGCAAACAATCACGATGACAGAAATAGTACTGATAAGAGTGGGAATATCTTACCTG GTACTGTGGTAGATTCTAAGATCTGTCATCCTTCTGAATTTGACTTCTACTTATGCAGTCATGCAGGAATTCAG GGTACAAGTAGACCAGCACACTACCATGTCCTCTGGGACGAGAACAATTTCACTGCAGATGAGATTCAGTCTCTTACCAACAATTTATGCTACAC TTATGCAAGATGTACACGGTCTGTTTCTGTAG TGCCTCCAGCATACTATGCTCATCTAGCAGCCTACAGAGCTCGATTCTACATGGAACCTGATGTTGTAGAGATTACTAAACTGCGAGGCACAAGATCGAAAGAGGGGCCAGTTAGGCCACTGCCTGCTCTGAAAGAGAAGGTGAAAAATGTTATGTTTTACTGTTGA
- the LOC137821751 gene encoding uncharacterized protein: protein MDDHLSSTPKNAIGLCLLPQELIQDIFLSLVLPEIVRLKLVNKSFSRIISDHTFVRQCNTLSTSTTWLFVYKKRWLRDAVLHAFTDRSSDRWFRIPIADLLKPVHFHGEDLYFLAASNNVFLFASNTVREVVAVNLVSVTVKKIPPSPLGPRGTSSWRRSGMKLVTEPSGSGHFRFMFAEFVANHPVLFVYDSRTDTWKSTEAVESGASELSPRGGGHVFLNVVHGPRESVLVASTPECDAAVVLRPRFNYARGVGGNLSVGFSWGNVMDRLHVYGDGYMMIVKSEGDRVTGEGGVRVLKGVELWGLSLDGRKWEFVSTVGGVVEKPYAAMMGCLEEKNGIVMAALVSNCDGVWDMMWLSFDTKWMQWTWMPLPDCKMKGWNMAGISFSSGLTLP, encoded by the coding sequence ATGGACGATCACCTGAGTTCAACTCCCAAAAACGCCATTGGCCTCTGTCTCCTCCCACAGGAACTCATCCAAGACATCTTCCTCTCCCTCGTCCTACCCGAAATCGTTCGCTTAAAACTCGTCAACAAATCCTTCTCCCGAATCATCTCCGACCACACCTTCGTTCGCCAGTGCAACACGCTATCCACTTCCACCACCTGGCTCTTCGTCTACAAAAAGCGCTGGCTCCGGGACGCCGTGCTCCACGCCTTCACCGATCGGAGCTCCGATCGCTGGTTCCGGATCCCCATCGCGGACCTTCTCAAACCGGTTCACTTCCACGGAGAGGACCTCTACTTCCTCGCCGCCTCCAACAACGTCTTCCTATTTGCCTCCAACACCGTTCGCGAGGTCGTCGCTGTTAACTTAGTCTCCGTCACCGTTAAGAAGATCCCCCCCTCCCCGTTGGGTCCACGCGGCACCTCCTCGTGGAGACGATCCGGAATGAAGCTTGTCACCGAACCGTCCGGGTCGGGTCACTTTCGTTTCATGTTCGCGGAGTTCGTCGCGAACCACCCCGTTTTGTTTGTGTACGACTCCAGGACTGACACGTGGAAGTCAACGGAGGCAGTGGAGAGTGGCGCGAGTGAACTGTCGCCACGTGGCGGGGGTCACGTTTTTCTCAACGTGGTTCACGGGCCCAGAGAGAGCGTTCTGGTTGCGTCAACACCGGAGTGCGACGCGGCCGTGGTTCTGCGGCCGAGATTTAACTACGCGAGGGGTGTCGGCGGTAATTTGAGCGTCGGATTCAGCTGGGGGAACGTGATGGACCGGTTACACGTATACGGTGATGGGTATATGATGATTGTGAAATCAGAGGGTGATAGGGTAACCGGCGAGGGTGGGGTGAGGGTTTTGAAGGGTGTGGAACTGTGGGGTCTTAGCTTGGACGGAAGGAAGTGGGAGTTTGTGTCGACGGTTGGCGGTGTGGTTGAGAAGCCTTATGCGGCCATGATGGGATGCTTGGAGGAGAAAAACGGGATCGTGATGGCGGCTTTGGTCTCTAATTGCGACGGAGTTTGGGATATGATGTGGCTCTCTTTTGATACGAAATGGATGCAGTGGACATGGATGCCCCTTCCTGATTGCAAAATGAAGGGTTGGAACATGGCCGGAATAAGCTTCTCTTCTGGACTTACCTTGCCATGA